The following coding sequences lie in one Rutidosis leptorrhynchoides isolate AG116_Rl617_1_P2 chromosome 6, CSIRO_AGI_Rlap_v1, whole genome shotgun sequence genomic window:
- the LOC139853690 gene encoding uncharacterized protein: MIFTFIVAGWEGVAHDSRVLFEALTNQDAPFPLPPPDKYYLCDAAYTHTRGFMAPYRNVRYWLGDFRQRRALNNKEKFNHGHAKLRNVIERSFGVLKARFAILTKMAPFDLVTQRNVTIACFALHNFIRKEGLSDELFAKYDQPNVQLDNDHVQHNGNEEVDDDDDDDVQPHGTRADRQYMINLRDQIAEQLMQTRR, encoded by the exons ATGATATTTACGTTTATTGTTGCCGGATGGGAAGGAGTAGCACATGATTCCCGAGTATTATTTGAAGCTTTAACAAATCAAGATgcaccatttcctcttcctccgccAG atAAATATTACCTTTGTGATGCTGCGTATACACACACTCGTGGATTTATGGCACCATATCGTAACGTAAGGTATTGGCTTGGAGATTTTCGTCAAAGGCGTGCGTTAAACAACAAAGAAAAATTCAACCATGGACATGCGAAACTAAGAAATGTTATTGAACGTTCTTTTGGTGTTTTAAAAGCACGCTTTGCGATATTAACTAAAATGGCTCCTTTCGACTTAGTTACCCAAAGAAATGTTACAATTGCATGTTTTGCTCTTCATAATTTTATAAGAAAAGAGGGTTTAAGTGACGAGCTATTCGCAAAATATGACCAACCAAACGTGCAACTTGATAATGATCATGTACAACATAATGGGAATGAAGaggtggatgatgatgatgatgatgatgttcaaccACATGGAACTAGAGCGGATCGTCAATATATGATTAATTTGCGAGATCAAATTGCTGAACAACTTATGCAAACTAGGAGATGA